The Sphingomonas sanxanigenens DSM 19645 = NX02 genome includes a region encoding these proteins:
- a CDS encoding cytochrome C — MQRGGGGMALRRRWRLALLAMGGLTVAAGAAAGLPDARPLPAAITDPVLARSDYVEQCGGCHGVQGVSAPAQLPQLRDRVGYFMCTPATRAYLLRLPNIAHSRITDNQQLADLVNYVVFGLGGASTPADARPFTAEEVAHERRFALSSVSLKAERARHVEAAIRTCHAPAALRALYPEPRDRGL, encoded by the coding sequence GTGCAGCGTGGTGGCGGCGGCATGGCGTTGAGGCGGCGATGGCGGCTCGCGTTGCTGGCGATGGGCGGGCTGACCGTGGCGGCGGGGGCCGCGGCGGGGCTGCCGGACGCGCGGCCCTTGCCCGCTGCGATCACCGATCCGGTGCTCGCCCGTTCGGACTATGTCGAGCAGTGCGGCGGCTGCCATGGCGTGCAGGGCGTTTCCGCGCCGGCGCAACTGCCCCAGCTGCGCGACCGCGTCGGCTATTTCATGTGCACGCCGGCGACACGCGCCTATCTGCTGCGGCTGCCCAACATTGCGCACAGCCGCATCACCGACAACCAGCAGCTTGCCGACCTCGTCAACTACGTGGTGTTCGGGCTGGGCGGGGCGAGCACGCCCGCGGACGCGCGGCCCTTCACCGCCGAAGAGGTGGCGCATGAGCGGCGTTTCGCGCTGTCCTCGGTCTCGCTCAAGGCCGAGCGCGCGCGCCATGTCGAGGCGGCGATCCGCACCTGCCACGCGCCCGCGGCGCTTCGTGCGCTGTATCCGGAACCCCGCGATCGGGGGTTATGA
- a CDS encoding IS3 family transposase — protein sequence MTGLQGSGSKLSVEQLCRLAEVPRAAFYRRWQDYAPKQEETALRDKLQQLCLANRHYGYRRITALMKRDGWHINHKRVQQLMREDNLLCVRKPVFRPATTDSRHSWRIWPNLARHLDPSEVNQLWVADITYVRLAEAFVYLAVILDAFSRKVVGWAMADHLRAELALDALTMALERRPVVPGGLVHHSDRGIQYACGDYIARLEAAGILPSMSRVGCPYDNAMAESFMKTLKQEEVNGAGYRDLADATQRIGSFLEQIYNRQRLHSALAYRSPDEYEHIAPRAAAQQPLDVTENRCP from the coding sequence ATGACCGGTCTGCAGGGCTCGGGATCGAAATTGTCGGTGGAGCAGCTGTGCCGTTTGGCCGAAGTGCCCCGCGCAGCCTTCTATCGACGATGGCAGGATTATGCTCCGAAGCAGGAAGAGACGGCGCTGCGCGACAAGCTTCAGCAGTTGTGTCTGGCGAACCGGCATTATGGCTATCGGCGGATCACGGCACTGATGAAGCGCGACGGCTGGCACATCAACCACAAGCGGGTGCAGCAGCTGATGCGGGAGGATAATCTCCTGTGCGTGAGGAAGCCCGTCTTCCGGCCGGCGACGACGGACTCGCGCCACAGTTGGCGGATATGGCCCAATCTGGCGCGCCACCTCGATCCGAGCGAGGTCAACCAGCTTTGGGTTGCCGACATCACCTATGTCCGCCTGGCCGAGGCATTCGTCTATCTGGCGGTCATCCTCGATGCGTTCAGCCGCAAGGTGGTCGGTTGGGCGATGGCGGATCATCTGCGTGCCGAACTGGCGCTCGACGCGCTGACGATGGCATTGGAGCGACGCCCCGTCGTGCCGGGCGGATTGGTCCACCACTCGGATCGCGGCATCCAATACGCCTGTGGCGATTACATCGCCCGACTGGAGGCAGCCGGCATCCTGCCGAGCATGAGCCGGGTCGGATGCCCCTATGACAATGCGATGGCCGAGAGCTTCATGAAGACGCTCAAGCAGGAGGAAGTGAACGGCGCCGGCTATCGCGACCTCGCCGATGCCACGCAACGCATCGGCTCATTCCTCGAGCAGATCTACAATCGCCAGCGGCTCCACTCCGCCTTGGCGTACAGATCACCCGATGAGTATGAACATATCGCGCCAAGGGCTGCTGCGCAGCAGCCCTTGGACGTGACGGAAAACCGCTGTCCCTAA
- a CDS encoding methylamine utilization protein MauD, with product MMTALIVSQIISWIIILAMAVALLALARQVGVLHMRVAPAGALTTGGGLAVGDQSKPIAAHMLDGSHVLVGGPSAGAGLRLLMFVSAACPLCKAMIPMAKSFARDERVALTFVGDDDVAAQKALVAQQGLEAYPFVNGPEAGQAFGVAKLPFAVLLDADGTILSKGLVNSREHLESLVVAHEMGMKSVQDYLATLKAEAA from the coding sequence ATGATGACTGCACTGATCGTGTCCCAGATCATCTCCTGGATCATCATCCTGGCGATGGCGGTGGCGCTGCTGGCGCTGGCGCGGCAGGTGGGCGTGCTGCACATGCGCGTGGCCCCCGCGGGCGCGCTGACCACCGGCGGCGGGCTGGCCGTGGGGGATCAGTCCAAGCCGATCGCCGCGCATATGCTCGACGGATCGCACGTGCTGGTCGGCGGCCCGTCTGCAGGGGCGGGGCTGCGGCTGCTGATGTTCGTGTCGGCAGCCTGCCCGCTGTGCAAGGCGATGATCCCGATGGCCAAGTCGTTCGCGCGGGATGAGCGTGTCGCGCTGACCTTCGTCGGCGACGACGATGTCGCCGCGCAGAAGGCGCTGGTCGCGCAGCAGGGGCTGGAAGCCTATCCGTTCGTCAACGGGCCCGAGGCCGGGCAGGCATTCGGCGTTGCCAAGCTGCCCTTCGCGGTGCTGCTCGATGCGGACGGCACGATCCTCTCCAAGGGGCTCGTCAACAGCCGGGAGCATTTGGAGAGCCTCGTCGTCGCGCATGAGATGGGGATGAAGTCGGTGCAGGATTATCTTGCGACGCTGAAGGCCGAAGCGGCCTGA
- the glnT gene encoding type III glutamate--ammonia ligase yields the protein MAQDLAAAARKLGIKYFLISFTDLFGNQRAKLVPAQAIGGMQKAGAGFAGFATWLDMTPADPDLFARPDPDSLIQLPWKPEVGWLAADLWMGGKPVEQGPRNVLKAQVARAAALGLQMKTGVECEFFLVSPDGSAIADRGDTQSKPCYDQQALMRRYDVITEICDAMISLGWQPYQNDHEDANGQFEMNWHYDDVLVTADRQAFFKYMVKAIAEKHGLRATFMPKPFANLTGNGCHMHVSMWRDGENVFVDPADETGLSPLGLNFIGGVIHAADALAAFLNPTVNSYKRINAPRTTSGATWAPQSVTWTGNNRTHMVRVPEGDRFELRLADGAANPYLMGATVLAAGLDGIAQQRDPGPRLDINMYTEGHTITGVKTLPLNLLDALRALEASELKNALGPLVPSYLKLKFGEWNDYVRHLTSWERETTLDC from the coding sequence ATGGCGCAGGACCTTGCAGCGGCAGCGCGTAAGCTGGGGATCAAATATTTCCTGATTTCTTTTACCGACCTGTTCGGCAACCAGCGCGCGAAGCTGGTGCCCGCGCAGGCGATCGGCGGCATGCAGAAGGCGGGCGCGGGGTTCGCCGGCTTCGCCACCTGGCTGGACATGACACCAGCCGATCCGGACCTGTTCGCCAGGCCCGATCCGGACTCGCTGATCCAGCTGCCGTGGAAGCCCGAAGTGGGCTGGCTCGCCGCCGACCTGTGGATGGGCGGCAAGCCGGTGGAGCAGGGGCCGCGCAACGTGCTGAAAGCGCAGGTCGCCCGCGCCGCCGCGTTGGGCCTGCAGATGAAGACCGGCGTGGAATGCGAATTCTTCCTGGTCTCGCCGGACGGCAGCGCGATCGCCGATCGCGGCGATACCCAGTCCAAGCCGTGCTACGACCAGCAGGCGCTGATGCGCCGCTACGACGTGATCACCGAGATCTGCGACGCGATGATCAGCTTGGGCTGGCAACCCTATCAGAACGACCATGAGGATGCGAACGGCCAGTTCGAGATGAACTGGCATTATGACGACGTTCTCGTCACCGCCGATCGCCAGGCCTTCTTCAAATATATGGTCAAGGCGATCGCCGAGAAGCATGGGCTGCGCGCCACCTTCATGCCCAAGCCGTTCGCCAACCTCACCGGCAATGGCTGCCACATGCATGTGTCGATGTGGCGCGACGGCGAGAATGTTTTCGTCGATCCGGCCGACGAGACCGGGCTGTCGCCGCTGGGCCTCAACTTCATCGGCGGCGTCATTCACGCGGCGGATGCGCTGGCGGCGTTCCTCAACCCCACCGTCAACAGCTACAAGCGGATCAACGCGCCGCGCACCACCTCGGGTGCGACCTGGGCGCCGCAATCGGTGACGTGGACGGGCAACAACCGCACCCACATGGTGCGCGTGCCCGAGGGTGACCGCTTCGAGCTGCGCCTCGCCGACGGTGCCGCCAACCCCTATCTGATGGGCGCCACCGTGCTCGCCGCCGGGCTCGACGGCATCGCGCAGCAGCGCGATCCCGGCCCGCGGCTCGACATCAACATGTACACCGAGGGGCACACCATCACCGGCGTAAAGACGTTGCCGCTCAACCTGCTCGACGCGCTGCGCGCGCTGGAAGCCTCGGAGCTGAAGAATGCGCTCGGCCCGCTCGTGCCCAGCTACCTCAAGCTCAAGTTCGGCGAGTGGAACGACTATGTCCGCCACCTGACGAGCTGGGAACGCGAGACGACGCTGGACTGCTGA
- a CDS encoding MauE/DoxX family redox-associated membrane protein — protein sequence MDGAAGLAILALAAAIGIGLIFLVAGWTKLRHRPLLAAVVANYRVLPPPLVPIVASLLPYVELAVGVALIAGLGRIPALAAILLLAGFAAAMAVNIRRGRSHIDCGCGLSGLHQMLGWPLVARNLAFAALLVPVLVVPAPTPFAAQLSAAQLAVAAAGGIAFFLCHLLFGAIGALTRSPATAAFRRQAR from the coding sequence ATGGACGGCGCGGCCGGTCTTGCGATTTTAGCCCTCGCCGCTGCGATCGGCATCGGCCTGATCTTTCTCGTCGCCGGCTGGACGAAGCTGCGCCATCGCCCGCTGCTCGCGGCGGTGGTCGCCAATTATCGCGTGCTGCCGCCGCCGCTGGTGCCCATCGTGGCGTCGCTGCTGCCCTATGTCGAACTGGCGGTCGGAGTGGCGCTGATCGCAGGGCTCGGCCGCATTCCGGCGCTCGCCGCCATCCTGCTGCTGGCGGGCTTCGCGGCGGCGATGGCGGTCAACATCCGGCGCGGGCGATCGCATATCGATTGCGGCTGCGGGCTGTCCGGCCTGCACCAGATGCTCGGCTGGCCGCTGGTCGCGCGCAACCTGGCGTTCGCGGCGCTGCTGGTGCCGGTGCTGGTGGTGCCGGCGCCGACACCGTTCGCCGCCCAACTGTCCGCCGCCCAACTGGCGGTCGCCGCGGCCGGCGGGATCGCCTTCTTCCTGTGCCACCTGCTTTTCGGCGCGATCGGCGCGCTCACCCGATCGCCCGCGACCGCCGCCTTTCGGAGACAAGCGCGATGA
- a CDS encoding methylamine dehydrogenase light chain translates to MKHFDADAIGEKFLRKFAGRTSRRGILSRLGAALVAAPAFPLLPVSRAQAAKPDRSPEAKTAFARNAQITDDTKCDYWRYCAIDGALCTCCGGGIHSCPAGAEPSPVSWVGTCINPADGKAYLIAYRDCCGKPACGQCPCDNTDRETQLYNPQLNNDVIWCFGTSSMEYHCSTAVLVGAAG, encoded by the coding sequence ATGAAGCATTTCGACGCGGATGCCATCGGCGAAAAATTCCTGCGCAAGTTCGCGGGGCGCACCTCGCGGCGCGGCATCCTCTCCCGCCTCGGCGCGGCGCTGGTGGCGGCGCCCGCCTTTCCGCTGCTGCCGGTCAGCCGGGCGCAGGCCGCCAAGCCCGATCGCTCCCCCGAGGCGAAGACCGCCTTCGCGCGCAACGCGCAGATCACCGACGACACCAAATGCGATTATTGGCGCTATTGCGCGATCGATGGCGCGCTGTGCACCTGCTGCGGCGGCGGCATCCATAGCTGCCCCGCGGGCGCGGAGCCGTCGCCCGTCTCCTGGGTCGGCACCTGCATCAACCCGGCGGACGGCAAGGCCTATCTGATCGCCTACCGCGATTGTTGCGGCAAGCCGGCCTGCGGCCAGTGCCCGTGCGACAACACCGATCGCGAGACGCAACTCTACAACCCGCAGCTCAACAACGACGTCATCTGGTGCTTCGGTACGTCGAGCATGGAATATCATTGTTCCACCGCCGTGCTGGTGGGCGCGGCGGGCTGA
- the qhpC gene encoding quinohemoprotein amine dehydrogenase subunit gamma — protein sequence MKHLKPLNKKAAQIDEAAAMLEEDVVALQQQPRPHVPMGCSLAFSPGWEVDAGGGTAGLCQPVERDIYDCYVTCFWPVQVPDHVNYSPDWASNCAVATKDWRNLDLVFP from the coding sequence ATGAAGCATCTCAAGCCGCTCAACAAAAAGGCGGCGCAGATCGACGAAGCGGCGGCGATGCTGGAAGAGGATGTCGTCGCGCTGCAGCAGCAGCCGCGGCCGCACGTGCCGATGGGCTGCTCGCTCGCTTTCTCGCCGGGCTGGGAAGTCGATGCCGGCGGCGGCACCGCGGGGCTGTGCCAGCCGGTCGAGCGCGACATCTATGACTGTTACGTCACTTGCTTCTGGCCGGTGCAGGTGCCCGATCATGTCAATTACTCGCCCGACTGGGCCAGCAACTGTGCCGTCGCCACCAAGGACTGGCGCAATCTCGATCTGGTGTTCCCATGA
- a CDS encoding amine dehydrogenase large subunit, which yields MKNAFLARMLSASVGALLAAGMAHAAPATDPNPVGESETSDVMPLAAPSPAWFYVDGGWDMDGTSIFDTESGKMKGMVVTRRLTDLALDPAGKYYYVAETIWSKANRGTRQDMVSVYDSRDMKLVTEIAIPGRILIGMRKNNFIVSDDGKWGFVYNLDPASSVNVVDLAKRKFYKNIELPGCASMIPNPGVGFSALCSDGSLATVKVAGATPQITRTEPFFSATDDPIFDNYIYDATKKRAVMLSYTGLIYTATIGATPAVAKPFSIQAAAGIRAGETKPLEINWLPGGRQVMALHRATGRLFVLMHMGEYWSHKAPGTEIWEVDLTTQKVVKRLPLEEAITNIQVTQTDKPMIVANDEKKNGIVIDATTWEEKHRIENAGAGVITVASAN from the coding sequence ATGAAGAACGCCTTCCTTGCCAGGATGTTGTCCGCGAGCGTCGGTGCATTGCTGGCCGCCGGCATGGCGCATGCCGCGCCCGCGACCGATCCCAATCCCGTGGGCGAGTCCGAGACGTCGGACGTGATGCCGCTGGCCGCGCCCAGCCCCGCCTGGTTCTATGTCGACGGCGGCTGGGACATGGACGGCACCAGCATCTTCGACACCGAAAGCGGCAAGATGAAGGGCATGGTGGTGACGCGCCGGCTCACCGACCTCGCGCTCGATCCTGCCGGCAAATATTATTATGTTGCCGAGACGATCTGGTCGAAGGCCAATCGCGGCACCCGGCAGGATATGGTCTCGGTCTATGACAGCCGCGACATGAAGCTGGTGACGGAGATCGCGATCCCCGGCCGCATCCTCATCGGCATGCGCAAGAACAACTTCATCGTCAGCGACGACGGCAAATGGGGCTTCGTCTACAATCTCGATCCGGCCTCGTCGGTCAACGTCGTCGACCTCGCGAAGCGCAAATTCTACAAGAATATCGAGCTTCCCGGCTGCGCCAGCATGATCCCGAACCCGGGTGTCGGCTTCTCCGCGCTCTGCTCGGACGGTTCGCTGGCGACGGTGAAGGTCGCCGGCGCGACGCCGCAGATCACGCGCACCGAGCCTTTCTTCTCGGCCACCGACGATCCGATCTTCGACAATTACATCTATGATGCGACGAAGAAGCGCGCGGTGATGCTGAGCTATACCGGCCTGATCTATACCGCGACGATCGGCGCGACGCCGGCGGTAGCGAAGCCCTTCTCGATCCAGGCGGCGGCGGGCATCCGCGCGGGCGAGACCAAGCCGCTGGAGATCAACTGGCTGCCCGGCGGCCGCCAGGTGATGGCGCTGCACCGCGCCACCGGCCGGTTGTTCGTGCTGATGCACATGGGCGAATATTGGTCGCACAAGGCGCCGGGCACCGAGATCTGGGAAGTCGACCTGACGACGCAGAAGGTGGTCAAGCGGCTGCCGCTGGAGGAAGCGATCACCAACATCCAGGTGACGCAGACAGACAAGCCGATGATCGTCGCCAATGACGAGAAGAAGAACGGCATCGTCATCGACGCCACCACCTGGGAAGAAAAGCACAGGATCGAAAATGCCGGCGCCGGTGTCATCACCGTCGCCAGCGCCAATTGA
- a CDS encoding TetR/AcrR family transcriptional regulator, translated as MSAVPRPGVYVRGTETVDAILKAALSVLVDEGATAFTIRRIAARCDMKVGNVSYHFPRKEMLIQVLLDELVEGYARVMDETVRKPGLDAEERLRRIIVMCLDDIQSKRTTHLFTELWALANHDEFVADRVRTFYQRVHDVIGEYVAILNPALSADEVHTVALYISASMEGSTPFLGHAKPWAHKMGAFTRLAVKSLVDLAMTVTSRDIAQLPKRAG; from the coding sequence ATGAGTGCTGTCCCGCGGCCGGGCGTCTATGTGCGCGGCACCGAAACCGTCGATGCGATCCTCAAGGCGGCGCTTTCGGTTCTCGTCGACGAGGGCGCGACGGCGTTCACCATCCGCCGGATCGCCGCGCGCTGCGACATGAAGGTCGGCAATGTCAGCTATCATTTCCCGCGCAAAGAAATGCTCATCCAGGTCCTGCTCGACGAGCTGGTCGAGGGCTATGCGCGGGTGATGGACGAGACGGTGCGCAAGCCCGGGCTGGACGCCGAGGAACGGCTGCGCCGCATCATCGTCATGTGCCTCGACGATATCCAGTCCAAGCGGACGACCCACCTGTTCACAGAACTCTGGGCGCTCGCCAACCATGACGAGTTCGTCGCAGATCGCGTGCGGACCTTCTACCAGCGCGTGCACGACGTGATCGGCGAATATGTCGCGATCCTCAACCCGGCGCTGAGCGCGGACGAGGTCCACACGGTCGCGCTCTACATCAGCGCGTCGATGGAGGGATCGACGCCCTTCCTCGGCCATGCCAAGCCATGGGCGCACAAGATGGGCGCCTTCACCCGGCTGGCGGTGAAGTCGCTGGTCGATCTCGCGATGACCGTCACGTCGCGCGACATCGCGCAACTGCCCAAGCGCGCCGGCTGA
- the peaA gene encoding quinohemoprotein amine dehydrogenase subunit alpha yields MPSGRSAWRFAVLGLFSASVVMAQANKPVATTADGDKAAVESEDGIPVTDRLTIEKCGACHQQDEKGNMSRISWARTTPEGWSQAIKRMVRLNGLEITPDESRAVVKYLSTWHGLAPEEARPVMYLPEKRIVDEALIPNDSVRQACAACHAFAQPMSWRRSKTEWKLLQDLHVALYSQAEAQYRRPADPQPGAAPSAPGTPPVTNGQLALEFMQKAAPLHTVEWGNWRPRIRTPYLAGKWLVSAHLPGRGDYVGELTVAPGKSADEFVTGATLRSLSTGETLTRAGTGLVYGGYSWRGRSKGATPGAAPDDPNRETRETMWFAPDQKSGEGRWFWGEYNEFGFDVALTRAGTEPAILGVGPVLLKAGAKGAQVRIVGANLPSDLKPAEISLGEGVTVTRIVSASAGEAVVTADVAANAVPGRHDIGIRGATLAQALPVYAAIDYLKVVPETGLARLGGVKHPKGYGQFEALGYGNGADGKPGTPDDVKIGPVDVTWSIDEFMAVYNDDDKDFVGALSANALFTPASEGPNPNRRFGRNNYGEVWVVATAKTEKDKFGQPLTGRAYLVVTVPAYQRWDQPEVSQ; encoded by the coding sequence ATGCCATCCGGGCGATCGGCGTGGCGTTTTGCCGTGCTGGGCCTGTTCTCCGCATCGGTGGTGATGGCGCAGGCCAACAAGCCGGTCGCGACGACGGCGGATGGGGACAAGGCCGCGGTCGAGTCCGAGGATGGCATTCCGGTGACGGATCGCCTGACGATCGAAAAATGCGGCGCCTGCCACCAGCAGGACGAGAAGGGCAACATGTCGCGGATCTCCTGGGCGCGCACCACGCCCGAAGGCTGGTCGCAGGCGATCAAGCGGATGGTGCGGCTGAACGGGCTCGAGATCACGCCCGATGAATCGCGCGCCGTCGTCAAATATCTCTCGACCTGGCACGGGCTGGCGCCCGAGGAAGCCAGGCCGGTGATGTACCTGCCCGAGAAGCGTATCGTCGATGAGGCGCTGATCCCCAATGACTCCGTCCGTCAGGCCTGCGCGGCCTGCCATGCCTTTGCGCAGCCGATGTCGTGGCGCCGCTCGAAGACCGAATGGAAGCTGCTGCAGGATCTGCATGTCGCGCTCTATTCGCAGGCGGAGGCGCAATATCGCCGTCCCGCCGATCCCCAGCCGGGGGCCGCGCCGTCGGCGCCGGGCACGCCGCCCGTCACCAACGGCCAGCTTGCCCTTGAGTTCATGCAGAAGGCGGCGCCGCTTCACACCGTGGAATGGGGCAATTGGCGGCCGCGCATCCGCACGCCCTATCTCGCCGGCAAATGGCTCGTTTCGGCGCATCTGCCTGGGCGCGGCGATTATGTCGGCGAATTGACGGTTGCGCCCGGAAAATCCGCCGACGAGTTCGTAACCGGAGCGACCCTGCGCTCGCTGTCGACCGGCGAGACCTTGACGCGCGCCGGCACCGGCCTGGTCTATGGCGGCTATTCGTGGCGCGGCCGTTCGAAGGGGGCGACCCCGGGGGCGGCACCCGACGATCCCAACCGCGAGACGCGCGAGACGATGTGGTTCGCGCCCGACCAGAAGAGCGGCGAGGGGCGTTGGTTCTGGGGCGAATATAATGAGTTCGGCTTCGACGTGGCGTTGACCCGCGCGGGCACCGAACCGGCGATCCTCGGCGTCGGCCCGGTGTTGCTCAAGGCGGGCGCCAAAGGTGCGCAGGTCCGCATCGTCGGGGCCAACCTGCCGTCCGACCTGAAGCCCGCCGAGATCAGCCTGGGCGAAGGCGTGACCGTGACGCGGATCGTCTCCGCGTCCGCCGGCGAGGCGGTCGTCACCGCGGACGTGGCGGCGAATGCGGTGCCCGGCCGGCACGATATCGGCATCCGCGGCGCCACCCTCGCGCAGGCGCTGCCGGTCTATGCGGCGATCGACTATCTGAAGGTGGTGCCAGAAACCGGCCTCGCGCGCCTCGGCGGGGTCAAGCATCCCAAAGGTTACGGTCAGTTCGAGGCGCTGGGCTATGGTAATGGCGCGGACGGCAAGCCCGGTACGCCCGACGACGTGAAGATCGGCCCCGTCGACGTGACGTGGAGCATCGATGAATTCATGGCGGTCTATAATGATGACGACAAGGATTTCGTCGGTGCGCTGAGCGCGAATGCGCTCTTCACGCCCGCGTCGGAAGGGCCGAACCCGAACCGGCGCTTCGGCCGCAACAATTATGGCGAGGTGTGGGTGGTCGCGACCGCGAAGACCGAGAAGGACAAGTTCGGCCAGCCGCTGACCGGCCGCGCCTATCTCGTCGTCACCGTGCCTGCCTATCAGCGCTGGGATCAGCCGGAGGTGTCGCAATGA
- a CDS encoding helix-turn-helix domain-containing protein translates to MSKVARRRFGREFKLDVVRRMIAGESGTALSLELGVKRTILYRWRDAFRDGGEEALRDGPGRPNRVEKAAMALARGPAARARDLTEARRQIAELERKVGEQQVALDFFKGALQRIEASPPPSDGGGVTGSSPRSRR, encoded by the coding sequence ATGTCCAAGGTGGCTCGACGAAGATTTGGACGGGAGTTCAAGCTTGATGTCGTTCGGCGGATGATCGCCGGCGAGAGCGGGACGGCATTGTCGCTGGAGTTGGGCGTCAAGCGCACGATATTATACCGGTGGCGGGATGCGTTTCGCGATGGCGGTGAGGAAGCGCTTCGGGATGGTCCCGGCCGGCCGAACCGTGTGGAGAAAGCGGCGATGGCGCTGGCGCGTGGTCCGGCGGCGCGTGCCCGCGATCTTACGGAGGCGCGTCGCCAGATTGCGGAGTTGGAGCGCAAGGTCGGCGAGCAGCAGGTGGCGCTGGATTTTTTCAAGGGTGCCTTGCAGCGCATCGAGGCGTCACCCCCGCCGAGCGACGGCGGTGGCGTGACGGGGTCATCGCCCAGATCCAGGCGATGA
- the peaB gene encoding quinohemoprotein amine dehydrogenase maturation protein has translation MTVMTAIGYRPAEYHPFAVGDADFIYLVSAGAIFQLDDASRCLLDRLAKGAAGHAALTDHLVSYGMPEEDADELIRELRFAGVIVTDDQRHAPRPSSPPKDFPLQALVLNITNQCNLACTYCYEFGADKIATPQGKKKYMSLETAMASVDFLLDQSAGRKGVHITFFGGETLMNFPLLKQVVAYATERATAAGKTIGFSLTTNATLLTPEIIAFLSDNAIGVTVSMDGPPDLQDKRRVYKSGRGSYAVIEPRLRALIANHRTRAITARVTLTDGVTDVIRIYRHLKDDLGFHEVGFAPVTSADDRAYTLGAEGMDGVLAQFHALADEWLAHALQGRSHGFSNVSETISELIQGVHKSHPCGAGIGLLGVSPSGDLSPCHRFTDADTHTMGHISSGIDREKQGDFLARGHVDAKYECKSCWVRPLCAGGCHHEAFVRYGDTGHANLHYCDWIRDWTDRCLNIYGELAVKNPEFLERFAERKALS, from the coding sequence ATGACGGTCATGACTGCGATCGGCTATCGGCCGGCGGAATATCACCCCTTCGCGGTCGGCGATGCGGATTTCATCTACCTGGTCTCCGCCGGCGCGATCTTCCAGCTCGACGATGCCTCGCGCTGCCTGCTCGATCGGCTGGCGAAAGGCGCGGCGGGCCATGCTGCGCTGACGGACCATCTCGTTTCATACGGCATGCCCGAGGAGGACGCCGACGAACTGATCCGCGAGTTGCGCTTCGCCGGGGTGATCGTGACCGACGACCAGCGCCACGCGCCGCGGCCGTCGAGCCCGCCCAAGGATTTCCCGCTGCAGGCGCTGGTGCTCAACATCACCAACCAGTGCAACCTCGCCTGCACCTATTGCTATGAGTTCGGCGCGGACAAGATCGCGACGCCGCAGGGCAAGAAGAAATATATGTCGCTCGAGACCGCGATGGCCTCGGTCGACTTCCTTCTCGATCAGTCCGCCGGCCGCAAGGGCGTGCACATCACCTTCTTCGGCGGCGAGACGCTGATGAACTTCCCGCTGCTGAAGCAGGTCGTCGCCTATGCGACCGAACGGGCGACGGCCGCGGGCAAGACGATCGGTTTCAGCCTCACCACCAACGCGACCCTGCTGACGCCCGAGATCATCGCCTTCCTTTCGGACAATGCGATCGGCGTCACCGTCAGCATGGATGGCCCGCCCGACCTGCAGGACAAGCGCCGCGTCTACAAGAGCGGCCGCGGCAGCTATGCCGTGATCGAGCCGCGGCTGCGCGCGCTGATCGCCAACCACAGGACGCGGGCGATCACCGCGCGCGTCACGCTGACCGATGGCGTGACCGACGTGATCCGCATCTATCGCCACCTGAAGGACGATCTCGGCTTCCACGAGGTCGGGTTCGCGCCCGTCACGAGCGCGGACGATCGCGCCTATACGCTCGGCGCGGAGGGCATGGATGGGGTGCTCGCGCAATTCCATGCGCTGGCCGACGAGTGGCTGGCGCACGCGCTGCAGGGCCGCAGCCATGGCTTCTCCAACGTCAGCGAGACGATCAGCGAGCTGATCCAGGGCGTCCACAAGTCGCATCCCTGCGGCGCCGGGATCGGCCTGCTCGGGGTCAGCCCGTCGGGCGATCTCTCGCCGTGCCACCGCTTCACCGATGCCGACACCCACACGATGGGACATATCTCCTCGGGCATCGATCGCGAGAAGCAGGGCGATTTCCTCGCGCGCGGGCATGTCGACGCGAAATATGAATGCAAGAGCTGCTGGGTGCGGCCGCTGTGCGCGGGCGGATGCCATCATGAGGCGTTCGTGCGCTATGGCGATACCGGCCATGCCAACCTGCATTATTGCGACTGGATCCGCGATTGGACCGACCGCTGCCTCAACATCTACGGTGAGCTGGCAGTGAAGAACCCCGAATTCCTCGAACGCTTTGCGGAACGAAAGGCGTTGTCATGA